The Cellulomonas shaoxiangyii sequence GTACGTCGAGCCGTACGAGCTGGTCGCCCTGGGCCTCGCCGCGCCGACCACCGAGCACGGGACCTGGGCGTACAGCAACACCAACTACGTGCTCGCGGGCCTGATCGTGCAGAAGGTGACGCACCGCCCGCTGGGCGAGGTGATCACGGACCGCATCATCGAGCCGCTGGGCCTGACCGACACGTACGTGCCCGGCCGCGGCGAGCGCGCGATCCGCGGCGAGCACCCGCAGGGGTACCACGCCGAGCCCGCCGGGACGGCGCTGTTCGAGCACACCGAGATCGAGCCCGCGCCGTCGTGGGCCGCGGGGGACATCGTCTCGACGCCCAGCGACCTGCGGACCTTCTACACCGCGCTGATCGGGGGCGAGGTCCTGCCGCCCGCCCAGCTCGCGGAGATGAGGACGACGGTCCCGATGGTGGGCTCGGGCCTCCCCGAGAGCGTGACCTACGGCCTCGGGCTGTTCGCCACGGAGCTGAGCTGCGGCATCACGGCGTGGGGCCACGGCGGCGCGATCCCCGGCTTCAGCACCGAGGGCGGCGTGAGCGAGGACGGCCGCGGCGTCATGGTCGCGACGAACGTCCTCTTCGGCGCGCTGCCGGCGGAGGCCGCCGGTGCCGCCCACGCCGAGGTCACCGGTCTGGTCGACACGGTCCTCTGCTCCTGACGTGGCCCCCGCCATGGTCCGGTGGCGTCAGCGGGCCAGCAGGGCACGCATCTCGGCGACGACCTCCCGCGGCGCCTCCTCGGCCATGAAGTGCCCGGCGCCGTTGGTGCGGTGCTCCAGGTCGTCCGCCCACGCCCGCCACAGGGCCGCGGCGTCGTAGCCGAGGGCGGCGCCCCAGTCCTGCTGGACCACGGTGACGGGCATCGACAGCGTCCGGCCGGCGGCCCGGTCCGCGCGGTCGTGCGCGACGTCGACCCCCGCCGACGCGCGGTAGTCCGCGACGATCGACGGCACGGCCTCGCGGCTGGCCC is a genomic window containing:
- a CDS encoding serine hydrolase domain-containing protein, encoding MPTQPTPSTRGPRAPRPTRRSALTVVCALAVGATLATPGIAAAGDRDRGSGHGHGGGHGHGRGHQPRPDAVQKALDRVVALGAPGALASVADRRGERDLVAGVGDLATGAPVPVDGQVRIGSDSKAFLSAVVLQLVGEGLVDLDASVETYLPGVVRAEGLDADAITVRDLLQHTSGIGSFTAGPPFVVDGVPALTATKDWYVEPYELVALGLAAPTTEHGTWAYSNTNYVLAGLIVQKVTHRPLGEVITDRIIEPLGLTDTYVPGRGERAIRGEHPQGYHAEPAGTALFEHTEIEPAPSWAAGDIVSTPSDLRTFYTALIGGEVLPPAQLAEMRTTVPMVGSGLPESVTYGLGLFATELSCGITAWGHGGAIPGFSTEGGVSEDGRGVMVATNVLFGALPAEAAGAAHAEVTGLVDTVLCS